TGTCACGGTTATCGACAGGGAGGCTGGGCCTGCAATGGAAACCAGTGCGGCAAATGCCGGGCAAATTTCTCCGGGCTATGCGGCACCCTGGGCCGCACCTGGCGTTCCCCTTAAAGCTATTAAGTGGATGTTCCAGCGCCATGCTCCGCTGGCAATTAGCCTCGATGGCACACAATTCCAACTGAAGTGGATGCTGCAGATGTTGCGTAACTGCGATATGCGCCATTACATGGAAAACAAAGGCCGTATGGTGCGACTTGCCGAGTACAGCCGTGATTGCCTGAAAGAGTTGCGTCACAGCACCGGTATTCAATACGAGGGGCGGCAGGGCGGTACGCTGCAACTATTCCGCACCGCTCAGCAGTATGAAAACGCAGCCAAAGATATTGCCGTGCTTGAAGATGCTGGCGTGCCGTACCAATTGCTGGAATCTTCCCGCCTGGCAGACGTTGAACCGGCGCTGGCCGATGTGGCCCATAAACTTACCGGCGGTTTGCGTTTACCCAACGACGAAACCGGCGATTGCCAGTTATTTACGCAAAATCTTGCGCGAATGGCCGCCGAGGCGGGCGTTGAGTTTCGATTCAATACGTCGGTCGATCGCCTGCTGTATGAAGGCCAAAATATCTATGGCGTTCAGTGCGGCAAAGAGGTGATAAAGGCCGATGCATATGTGGTCGCCTTCGGGTCCTACTCAACCGATCTGCTGAAAAAAATCGTTGATA
This genomic window from Buttiauxella gaviniae contains:
- a CDS encoding D-amino acid dehydrogenase is translated as MRVVVLGSGVIGVSSAWYLRQAGHDVTVIDREAGPAMETSAANAGQISPGYAAPWAAPGVPLKAIKWMFQRHAPLAISLDGTQFQLKWMLQMLRNCDMRHYMENKGRMVRLAEYSRDCLKELRHSTGIQYEGRQGGTLQLFRTAQQYENAAKDIAVLEDAGVPYQLLESSRLADVEPALADVAHKLTGGLRLPNDETGDCQLFTQNLARMAAEAGVEFRFNTSVDRLLYEGQNIYGVQCGKEVIKADAYVVAFGSYSTDLLKKIVDIPVYPLKGYSLTIPIADEQGAPVSTILDETYKIAITRFDKRIRVGGMAEIVGFNTELLQPRRETLEMVVRDLYPRGGHVEQATFWTGLRPMTPDGTPIVGRTPFKNLWLNTGHGTLGWTMACGSGQMLSDLISGRTPAIPFDDLAVARYSPGFRPTGSQRLHNAHN